Proteins from one Hydrogenophaga sp. SL48 genomic window:
- a CDS encoding sulfatase-like hydrolase/transferase has protein sequence MRQTLLADQTYQSHAGWIKVGLGLITFILLNAIFQYVAIRFGYKRYFISAEILVAVIAFSLRYRLIGLIAFLAAVGLEIVLGLTGVFHFMDVREALDMAEFAFLARTEYLISFVAMIALAIACFWTTGRFVGKFRPRQVVLVLSSLGVGLTYSQWSLSEDGGNFFTPVHASRSSLAFGSSAFILKDSLELNRVKQAASGDPDIEYHRVRHPSAANIAIQETPSSRRILFVISEAWGLPKNSKVLEENIQALRNSPNVKDLEVQGVHARGATAAGELRELCGLIPSRMNLGKMTPELIGECLPLKLNKQGYKTVAVHGAESSMYRRSRWYPLLGFEQMIFKGDMPPVDTDCYSFPGYCDKNIFPVVSDQLKQNKVFVYWLTLNSHIPYDRRDIVNYREDLCREFSTANNAELLCNYQNLHVQFFEGLAKLIEDEALRGVTVVVVGDHPPIFYDDEARGGFEAEQVPMLHFTVK, from the coding sequence GCTGATCAAACTTATCAATCTCACGCGGGTTGGATAAAAGTTGGGCTGGGGCTGATCACCTTCATACTGTTGAACGCAATTTTTCAGTATGTTGCCATCCGTTTTGGATACAAGCGGTATTTTATAAGTGCCGAAATTCTGGTTGCAGTGATCGCGTTCAGCTTGAGGTACCGATTGATTGGTCTGATAGCTTTTCTTGCCGCTGTCGGATTGGAAATAGTGCTGGGTCTCACTGGCGTTTTTCATTTCATGGATGTGCGGGAGGCGTTGGACATGGCAGAGTTCGCCTTTCTCGCCCGAACGGAATACCTGATCAGCTTCGTTGCCATGATTGCGTTGGCGATCGCTTGCTTCTGGACCACGGGCAGGTTTGTTGGCAAATTTCGACCCAGGCAAGTAGTATTGGTGCTGTCATCTCTGGGAGTTGGGCTGACGTACTCCCAATGGTCTCTGTCCGAGGACGGTGGGAACTTCTTTACGCCTGTTCATGCCAGCCGAAGCTCGCTGGCGTTTGGTAGTTCGGCCTTCATCTTGAAGGATTCTCTTGAATTGAACAGGGTGAAGCAAGCTGCCAGTGGTGATCCAGATATTGAGTACCACCGTGTTCGGCATCCGTCGGCGGCAAATATCGCCATTCAAGAAACTCCATCATCCCGTAGAATACTTTTTGTGATCAGTGAGGCGTGGGGGTTACCAAAAAATTCCAAAGTACTGGAAGAGAATATTCAAGCGCTTCGCAACAGCCCGAATGTCAAAGATCTTGAGGTGCAAGGTGTTCACGCTCGCGGCGCGACCGCCGCAGGCGAGTTACGTGAGCTTTGCGGCCTGATACCCAGCCGAATGAACCTAGGGAAAATGACGCCCGAATTGATTGGCGAGTGTCTGCCGCTAAAGCTGAACAAACAAGGCTACAAGACGGTGGCTGTCCACGGGGCAGAAAGCTCCATGTACCGAAGAAGCCGGTGGTACCCGTTGCTTGGGTTTGAACAGATGATTTTTAAAGGCGACATGCCTCCGGTCGACACAGATTGTTATTCCTTCCCCGGGTACTGTGACAAAAACATCTTCCCGGTGGTGAGTGATCAACTGAAACAAAACAAGGTGTTTGTTTATTGGTTGACACTCAACAGCCATATTCCCTACGACCGGCGAGACATTGTGAATTACCGTGAGGATCTTTGCAGGGAGTTCTCAACTGCAAATAATGCTGAGTTGCTCTGCAACTATCAGAACTTGCATGTCCAGTTTTTTGAGGGGCTGGCCAAGCTCATTGAGGACGAAGCCTTGCGGGGTGTGACGGTGGTGGTGGTCGGGGACCACCCGCCCATCTTCTACGACGACGAGGCACGTGGGGGCTTTGAGGCTGAGCAAGTGCCCATGCTGCACTTCACCGTGAAATGA
- a CDS encoding sulfatase-like hydrolase/transferase has protein sequence MIEPTPKVEGLTGDRHGHWVFALIGFVVFSLVFQWASLHFGFKRYLLSAEMLMAMLLFVMGLRWLGVALFLVTAGLEMALGAITVFRLIDIGQVLDIAEYLFEARVSYLMMLVLLLVFAATSFWIAANRLKGARWAWLPLIASVLMLAQWQLSFAKATFFSPPFAERNELLFGSSALFVHAVLEENRRRHVHIGANSEDAEYMPVAHPSAASLTLGEQPTSPRILFIIAESWGVSKEQAVIKQQISALSASVHVQNLRLGSIDAVGTTAAGELRELCGRIPTRLNFRQMTAEAIGECMPAKLAKQGYKTVALHGAFGAMYRRKLWYPVIGFSDLVFRETLPFTGTQCHSFPGYCDRDLLGVVRQKLNQDKVLLYWLTLNSHIPYDRRDAVNYREDLCRAVFGATYSEQLCGYQNLHVQFFEHLAKLAEDETMRGVEVVVVGDHAPIFNDSAARARFEQEQVPTLHFVVQ, from the coding sequence ATGATCGAACCGACTCCCAAGGTTGAGGGTTTAACCGGCGACCGTCATGGCCATTGGGTGTTTGCGCTGATTGGTTTCGTCGTCTTCAGTCTGGTGTTTCAGTGGGCTTCGCTCCACTTCGGCTTCAAGCGCTATCTCCTCAGTGCGGAGATGCTGATGGCCATGCTGCTTTTTGTGATGGGGCTGCGGTGGTTGGGAGTCGCATTGTTCTTGGTCACGGCTGGCCTTGAGATGGCACTGGGAGCCATCACGGTGTTTCGCCTGATCGACATCGGTCAGGTCCTGGACATTGCGGAATACCTATTCGAAGCAAGGGTGTCCTATCTCATGATGCTGGTTCTGCTGCTGGTATTTGCAGCGACCAGCTTCTGGATAGCAGCCAACCGCCTGAAGGGCGCGCGCTGGGCGTGGCTTCCGCTTATTGCGTCTGTTCTGATGCTGGCTCAGTGGCAACTGTCGTTTGCGAAGGCAACCTTCTTTTCCCCTCCGTTTGCCGAGAGAAATGAGTTGTTGTTTGGCAGTTCCGCCCTTTTTGTACACGCGGTGCTTGAGGAGAATCGAAGACGGCACGTTCACATTGGAGCCAACTCGGAGGACGCCGAATACATGCCGGTCGCGCATCCTTCGGCGGCCAGTTTGACGTTGGGCGAGCAGCCGACCTCGCCGCGCATCCTGTTCATCATTGCTGAGTCTTGGGGGGTGTCCAAGGAGCAGGCGGTGATCAAGCAGCAGATATCTGCTCTGAGCGCCAGTGTGCATGTGCAGAACTTGAGACTGGGCAGCATCGACGCTGTTGGCACGACTGCGGCGGGTGAGTTGCGTGAACTTTGCGGACGGATTCCGACGCGCCTGAATTTTCGTCAGATGACGGCGGAAGCCATTGGGGAATGCATGCCCGCCAAGCTCGCAAAACAAGGCTACAAGACGGTTGCGCTGCATGGAGCGTTTGGCGCGATGTACCGTCGAAAGCTTTGGTACCCGGTCATCGGCTTTAGCGACCTGGTGTTCAGGGAAACCCTGCCGTTCACAGGCACGCAGTGTCATTCCTTCCCTGGCTACTGCGACCGCGATCTGCTCGGTGTCGTGCGACAGAAGCTCAACCAGGACAAGGTGCTCCTCTACTGGTTGACCTTGAATTCGCACATACCCTACGATCGACGCGATGCTGTGAACTACCGAGAGGACTTGTGCCGTGCGGTGTTCGGGGCGACTTACAGTGAACAACTGTGCGGCTATCAAAACCTGCATGTGCAGTTTTTTGAGCACTTGGCCAAGCTCGCCGAAGATGAAACCATGAGGGGCGTGGAAGTGGTCGTCGTGGGCGACCATGCGCCCATCTTCAACGATTCAGCAGCTCGCGCGCGGTTCGAGCAGGAACAGGTGCCCACGCTTCATTTCGTGGTGCAATGA
- a CDS encoding NTP transferase domain-containing protein: MAQQAPKNVVLLAAGRGSRMSPLTDHCHKSLLPVAGKPALQIILDEVLKGGAEDVVVVVGHRRADIEAFVQGRYGDAVRCVANERYDEDVNILSVQTGVDALRQPEQGYLIIETDLVMEPRGWRSVLCIEDLGTSFWVTRGRYSQALTGGALDADAQGGVVQLVYRPHYDPACEGWSKLLGILYVGSDAVGQDILLRQQAIGKSIAQYYMMPWVEHLAELPCCARDLEDVYAVSYNDEAAYRRADEAYAHILSHEGR; this comes from the coding sequence ATGGCGCAGCAAGCACCCAAGAATGTCGTTCTCCTGGCCGCCGGTCGAGGCTCGCGCATGTCGCCGTTGACCGACCATTGCCACAAGTCCTTGCTTCCGGTGGCTGGCAAACCTGCGCTGCAAATCATTCTCGACGAAGTGCTGAAGGGTGGCGCGGAAGATGTCGTCGTCGTGGTCGGGCACAGGCGTGCAGACATCGAGGCCTTCGTGCAAGGCAGGTATGGTGACGCAGTCCGTTGTGTGGCCAACGAGCGGTATGACGAAGACGTCAACATCCTGTCAGTCCAGACCGGGGTGGACGCTTTGCGCCAGCCCGAGCAAGGCTACCTGATCATCGAAACCGATCTGGTCATGGAGCCCCGGGGCTGGCGTTCCGTGCTGTGCATTGAAGACCTTGGCACGTCGTTCTGGGTGACGCGTGGCCGCTATTCACAGGCACTGACCGGTGGTGCCCTGGATGCCGATGCGCAGGGTGGGGTTGTGCAGTTGGTCTACCGGCCGCACTACGATCCGGCCTGCGAGGGTTGGAGCAAGCTGCTGGGCATTCTTTATGTCGGTAGCGACGCCGTCGGGCAGGACATCTTGCTCAGGCAGCAAGCCATCGGCAAGAGCATCGCCCAGTACTACATGATGCCCTGGGTGGAGCATCTGGCCGAACTGCCGTGCTGCGCGCGCGACCTTGAAGATGTTTACGCGGTTTCATACAACGATGAGGCTGCCTATCGCCGCGCGGACGAGGCGTACGCGCACATACTGAGTCATGAAGGACGATAA
- a CDS encoding NTP transferase domain-containing protein — MSKVGKAIILAAGRGNQADGIAKALIRHPVTGKSILSHAIEAFAGKKIVVVAGFRAIQMMETHPEVDYVLNHDWAITNNAMSLALALALDDEPSYVVSGDIFFERGLIERLDAEPADLVLTENRENRALSAVHCKLRADGTVAATYQGPVQDMAHPEAIGLFKVSSPKILNAWKRLCTKHGNLFVGQVLPCGEDPVHAVDRAQAMFDEINTPVDYLQLIERTRK, encoded by the coding sequence ATGAGCAAGGTAGGCAAAGCGATCATTCTGGCCGCAGGTCGAGGCAATCAAGCCGACGGGATTGCCAAGGCGCTCATCCGCCATCCGGTGACGGGAAAGTCCATTCTGAGTCATGCGATAGAGGCGTTTGCAGGCAAGAAGATCGTCGTGGTGGCCGGCTTCCGTGCCATCCAGATGATGGAAACCCATCCGGAGGTGGACTATGTGCTCAACCACGACTGGGCGATCACCAACAACGCCATGAGCCTGGCCTTGGCGTTGGCGTTGGACGACGAACCCAGTTACGTGGTGTCCGGCGACATTTTCTTTGAACGTGGGCTGATCGAGCGCCTGGACGCTGAGCCGGCCGACCTGGTTCTGACGGAGAACCGGGAGAACCGCGCACTGAGTGCCGTTCATTGCAAACTGCGAGCGGACGGGACGGTAGCGGCCACGTATCAGGGACCCGTTCAGGACATGGCCCACCCTGAGGCGATAGGGCTTTTCAAGGTCTCCAGCCCGAAAATCCTCAATGCTTGGAAACGACTTTGCACCAAGCACGGCAATCTGTTTGTCGGGCAGGTCCTGCCGTGCGGCGAAGATCCGGTTCACGCGGTGGATCGCGCTCAGGCCATGTTTGACGAGATCAACACACCGGTCGACTACTTGCAACTCATAGAGCGCACACGCAAATGA
- a CDS encoding DUF711 family protein, whose protein sequence is MIRSLTLGLPMGMQAPNEVGAQAKAFLDLARQRLNAADLAPRTTRFTLPPMGQEGETAGVLLSTLRWVDDLAQETGVRWVCLPLDWVAEGPRRERKLSAMDALTRFPRAFVNLMIAHEGRIAVEAINDAASFVLNLSKKSNNGFDNFRVGASANCPANAPFFPFSRHEGENMAFSFALETIGPALEVMRLPEVRAHRDIALIRDRMVQALVPMLRRIDAIGHKLAEQGHVIYSGLDASLAPFPDGQMSVGLLIEQILGAPVGSQGSVFVTTVLTDVLRTAIRESGAKAVGFNGVMFSVLEDEYLASASSRRQVSIDGLTALAAVCGCGIDMVPVPGTSFQEEIAAVMFDIAALSSTLGKPLGVRLLPIPNRSVNEFTQFNLDFLCDGRVLALTSNDHKFTSASALLDIQSPLRSLKGKPS, encoded by the coding sequence ATGATTCGCTCCCTGACCCTTGGGTTGCCGATGGGTATGCAGGCACCGAACGAGGTGGGTGCGCAGGCAAAGGCGTTTCTCGATCTGGCCCGTCAACGTCTGAACGCGGCCGATCTGGCACCGCGAACCACCCGTTTTACGCTGCCTCCTATGGGGCAGGAGGGTGAAACCGCGGGCGTATTGCTTTCAACCCTGCGCTGGGTTGACGACCTGGCTCAGGAAACCGGGGTGCGCTGGGTCTGTCTGCCGCTGGATTGGGTGGCGGAGGGTCCGCGTCGGGAGCGCAAGTTGTCCGCCATGGACGCGTTGACCCGGTTTCCGAGGGCCTTCGTTAATCTCATGATCGCGCATGAGGGGCGCATTGCCGTCGAAGCCATCAACGATGCGGCGTCGTTCGTGCTCAACCTCTCCAAAAAGTCCAACAACGGCTTTGACAACTTCCGGGTAGGCGCGTCTGCCAACTGTCCGGCCAATGCCCCTTTCTTTCCCTTCTCACGCCATGAAGGAGAAAACATGGCGTTCAGCTTCGCCCTGGAAACGATTGGGCCAGCGCTGGAAGTCATGCGTTTGCCCGAGGTGCGGGCGCACCGCGACATTGCGCTGATCCGCGACAGAATGGTCCAGGCCTTGGTGCCTATGCTGCGGCGCATCGACGCCATTGGTCACAAGCTGGCCGAGCAGGGGCACGTGATCTACAGCGGGCTGGACGCATCGCTGGCCCCGTTTCCGGATGGCCAGATGTCGGTTGGGCTGCTGATCGAGCAGATATTGGGCGCCCCCGTTGGCAGTCAGGGCAGCGTATTCGTGACCACGGTGCTGACCGATGTACTGCGCACGGCGATTCGCGAAAGCGGGGCGAAGGCCGTCGGATTCAACGGCGTCATGTTCTCCGTCCTGGAGGACGAGTACCTGGCCTCGGCGAGCAGCCGGCGGCAGGTGAGCATTGATGGGCTGACAGCCCTGGCCGCCGTGTGCGGTTGCGGCATCGACATGGTTCCCGTACCGGGCACCAGCTTTCAGGAAGAGATCGCAGCCGTCATGTTCGATATTGCCGCCCTGTCGTCGACCCTGGGGAAACCGCTGGGCGTGCGGCTGTTGCCCATTCCCAATCGAAGCGTCAATGAGTTCACCCAGTTCAACCTGGACTTCCTGTGTGATGGCCGGGTGTTGGCGCTGACCTCGAACGACCATAAATTTACTTCCGCCAGTGCCCTGCTGGACATTCAGAGCCCCTTGCGTTCATTGAAAGGAAAGCCGTCGTGA
- a CDS encoding class I SAM-dependent methyltransferase codes for MIDQDKVKSFWDARAKTYENLAFESIANLEQDSENLQLKIQLETEKVGQFLGNVARMSVLDLGAGVGQWAFRFTEAGARSVTAVEYSEPLAEIGRAEAERRSFGNVSFVVSSAENYSSPVAYDLVFISGLFVYMNDDQAERLVSNLKGFCHDQTLILLRDGTALASRHEINDRMSDHLQSRYSATYRTRQEYMDLFGQHGFVLQKDENMFDEGCPLNKYPETRLRIYRFARGVACQR; via the coding sequence GTGATCGATCAGGACAAGGTGAAATCATTCTGGGATGCTCGGGCGAAGACCTACGAGAACCTTGCCTTCGAGAGCATCGCCAATCTGGAGCAGGATTCCGAAAACCTCCAGCTCAAGATTCAACTGGAAACCGAGAAGGTGGGCCAATTCCTGGGCAACGTGGCGAGAATGTCTGTTCTCGACCTGGGTGCGGGCGTCGGCCAGTGGGCATTCCGGTTTACCGAAGCGGGCGCGCGCAGTGTCACGGCTGTGGAGTATTCGGAGCCCTTGGCCGAAATCGGCCGAGCCGAGGCTGAGCGACGCAGCTTTGGCAACGTCAGTTTCGTGGTGTCCTCTGCGGAAAACTATTCTTCGCCGGTGGCTTACGACCTGGTCTTCATCTCCGGTCTCTTCGTTTACATGAACGATGATCAGGCAGAGCGTCTGGTGAGCAATCTCAAGGGGTTCTGCCACGACCAGACCCTGATCCTCCTGCGCGACGGTACGGCCTTGGCCTCGCGACATGAAATCAATGATCGTATGTCGGACCACCTGCAGTCTCGTTATTCGGCGACCTATCGCACGCGCCAGGAGTACATGGACTTGTTTGGCCAACATGGCTTCGTTCTTCAAAAGGACGAGAACATGTTTGACGAAGGATGCCCGTTGAACAAATATCCAGAAACGCGGCTGCGGATTTACCGCTTTGCGCGTGGCGTGGCATGCCAACGCTAG
- a CDS encoding aspartate/glutamate racemase family protein: protein MPTLAPAGGEVSWPLDEGVLGVVGVAPWATLEFCRCFYGLVSAQKDWHFPRVLLDINTKLPSRGRHLQLGERDPSPYIAETIAELAQAGATVAVVACNTAHILFDRWSYGAPIPVLNIVRESVSSAQRSGARRLLVLASASLAQHNLYAQQAEWAGLACLPLAPDLQCIVNGLIETIKTSGSFSASDGGAIAELVEYAHKGQADTVLLGCTELSTLRQHVESAGLQVVDSNEALARAAYMSICPTAS from the coding sequence ATGCCAACGCTAGCCCCGGCCGGGGGTGAGGTTTCATGGCCCCTGGATGAGGGGGTGCTCGGTGTGGTCGGTGTGGCGCCTTGGGCCACACTGGAGTTCTGCCGCTGTTTCTATGGTCTGGTGAGCGCCCAGAAGGATTGGCACTTCCCCCGTGTGCTGCTGGATATCAACACCAAGCTTCCGAGCAGGGGCAGGCACCTGCAGCTGGGTGAGCGCGACCCGTCTCCCTACATTGCCGAGACCATTGCCGAGTTGGCGCAGGCCGGTGCAACGGTGGCGGTTGTCGCCTGCAACACGGCTCACATCCTTTTTGACCGGTGGTCCTACGGAGCACCTATTCCCGTGCTCAACATTGTTCGGGAGTCGGTTAGCAGTGCCCAGCGTTCGGGTGCGCGACGGCTGCTGGTGCTGGCGTCGGCTTCATTGGCTCAACACAATCTCTATGCCCAACAGGCCGAGTGGGCCGGTCTGGCCTGTTTGCCGCTGGCACCGGACCTTCAGTGCATCGTCAATGGGTTGATCGAGACCATCAAGACAAGCGGCAGCTTCTCGGCAAGCGATGGCGGGGCAATCGCAGAGCTTGTCGAATACGCCCACAAGGGTCAGGCCGATACGGTCCTGCTGGGTTGCACCGAGCTGTCGACGTTGAGGCAACATGTTGAAAGCGCAGGGCTTCAGGTCGTCGACTCGAACGAAGCGCTGGCCCGAGCCGCTTACATGTCCATCTGCCCAACAGCATCCTGA
- a CDS encoding YidC/Oxa1 family membrane protein insertase, whose translation MAILDIILLQPLMVIYQALLDFPSWLDMGGKIVAFSITINLLLHPLYREMEKRARAGRAQRERMDREVTRMKTHFKGRERYFYVRAVHRQFHYHPIQSLVSSNELFLQLLVFFTVYHFLSQPGLLAGMSFGQIDDLGKPDGLLVGINLLPLLMTGINAISVFYYVKDPAKRLQAIALALVFLVLLYASPAGLVLYWTMNNFWSLLRNMLARGA comes from the coding sequence ATGGCCATTCTCGACATCATCCTGCTGCAGCCTCTGATGGTGATTTATCAGGCCCTGCTCGATTTCCCTTCATGGCTGGACATGGGCGGAAAAATCGTGGCATTCAGTATCACGATCAATCTGCTGCTTCATCCGCTTTACCGCGAAATGGAGAAGAGAGCACGGGCCGGGCGGGCTCAGCGTGAGCGCATGGACCGGGAAGTGACCCGCATGAAGACCCACTTCAAAGGGCGCGAGCGCTATTTTTATGTGCGCGCTGTGCATAGGCAGTTTCACTATCACCCGATCCAGTCGCTGGTGTCTTCAAACGAGCTGTTTCTGCAATTGCTCGTCTTTTTCACCGTTTACCATTTCCTTTCGCAACCGGGTCTCCTCGCAGGAATGTCTTTCGGCCAGATCGACGATCTTGGCAAACCCGATGGACTGCTCGTCGGAATCAACCTGCTTCCGCTGCTCATGACAGGGATCAATGCCATTTCGGTTTTCTACTATGTGAAAGACCCCGCCAAGCGACTTCAAGCCATCGCGCTGGCGCTGGTTTTTCTGGTGTTGTTGTACGCCAGTCCCGCAGGTCTGGTCCTGTATTGGACGATGAACAACTTCTGGTCACTGCTTCGCAACATGTTGGCGCGAGGCGCCTGA
- a CDS encoding CDP-glycerol glycerophosphotransferase family protein, translated as MGLLLHTAPAAAYIDPGTGSALFYIVTGIVVSVYFAVRGLYYRAIELLFRVRHQDQKCDVAIHCEDPRYETTFLPILRAMNARNIDVTLFTMYQRDDSFEPLPEGISHSPIPAGMIGYSILNHLEATLLVTTTPQLDVMTFRRSPRVKHYTVVQHALGESRFVRPYAYDHFDSVLCCGPFLKTNIRKMEAIRGGWAKELLETGVPYYNEMIKAARITPPSPSTETVVLVAPSWGPLSMFTSLGTGFVADIAKRYRVIVRPHPQMRISQPELFAEVAALAHVEIDTARTPSESLSRAHILLSDISGIAHECAFVFQRPVIVIDQEQKMGGLEGELLGGDSDLKQLCKEFIIPIPPSEMGNIVAHLGNALSQHSAEKIEQFRERLIYNFGHAAEAAAAQIEHIYHRIQDSAAMKTVKRVDR; from the coding sequence TTGGGCCTGTTGCTGCATACCGCCCCGGCCGCCGCCTACATCGATCCGGGCACGGGCAGTGCACTGTTTTATATCGTCACAGGCATTGTGGTCTCGGTCTACTTTGCGGTGCGTGGCCTCTATTACAGAGCCATCGAACTGCTGTTTCGCGTTCGGCATCAGGATCAGAAGTGCGACGTTGCGATTCACTGTGAAGACCCGCGTTACGAAACAACGTTTCTACCCATCCTGCGGGCCATGAATGCTCGGAATATCGACGTCACGCTTTTCACCATGTACCAGCGCGACGACTCCTTCGAACCTCTGCCAGAAGGCATATCTCATTCCCCCATTCCAGCAGGAATGATCGGCTATTCCATCCTGAATCACCTTGAGGCCACGTTGCTGGTGACCACGACACCCCAGCTGGATGTCATGACATTCAGGCGATCACCGCGCGTAAAGCATTACACCGTGGTGCAGCATGCCTTGGGTGAGTCCAGATTTGTTCGACCCTATGCCTACGATCACTTTGATTCGGTATTGTGCTGCGGGCCGTTTTTGAAGACCAATATCCGGAAAATGGAAGCCATTCGGGGAGGCTGGGCCAAGGAACTCCTTGAAACGGGTGTTCCCTATTACAACGAAATGATCAAGGCTGCGCGCATTACCCCCCCCTCACCCTCAACGGAAACCGTGGTATTGGTGGCCCCGAGCTGGGGGCCCTTGAGCATGTTCACCAGCCTGGGTACCGGATTTGTCGCCGACATTGCCAAGCGATACCGCGTGATCGTGAGGCCGCATCCCCAGATGAGGATTTCACAACCGGAGCTGTTTGCTGAGGTGGCAGCCCTGGCCCATGTAGAAATTGATACCGCACGGACACCTTCGGAATCGCTGTCAAGAGCCCATATCTTGCTGAGCGATATTTCGGGTATCGCCCATGAGTGCGCCTTCGTGTTTCAGCGCCCGGTGATCGTGATCGATCAAGAGCAGAAGATGGGAGGACTGGAGGGGGAGTTGCTGGGTGGGGACAGCGATCTGAAACAACTGTGCAAGGAATTCATCATTCCGATTCCTCCCTCGGAAATGGGCAACATCGTGGCCCACTTGGGCAACGCCTTGAGCCAACACTCTGCGGAAAAGATCGAACAGTTTCGTGAAAGGCTCATTTACAACTTCGGGCACGCAGCTGAAGCAGCCGCAGCGCAAATAGAGCACATCTACCATCGCATTCAGGATTCGGCGGCAATGAAAACCGTCAAGCGCGTTGACCGATGA
- the moaC gene encoding cyclic pyranopterin monophosphate synthase MoaC: protein MPDTTPASSSPLTHFDAQGQAHMVDVSAKASTHRVAVAEGHITMEPATLALIQSGNAKKGDVLGIARIAGIQGAKRTSDLIPLCHPIALTRVAVEFEVNASNHSVLCRATAECTGQTGVEMEALTACSVALLTIYDMCKAVDRGMTVSGLRVLEKRGGKSGHFVAEPSGQRHQDVNDVGVSDA, encoded by the coding sequence ATGCCAGACACCACCCCCGCCAGCAGCAGCCCGCTCACCCACTTCGACGCCCAGGGGCAGGCACACATGGTGGACGTGTCCGCCAAAGCCAGCACCCACCGGGTGGCCGTGGCCGAAGGTCACATCACCATGGAACCGGCCACCCTGGCGCTGATCCAGAGCGGCAACGCCAAAAAGGGCGACGTGCTCGGCATCGCCCGCATCGCTGGCATCCAGGGCGCCAAACGCACCAGCGACCTGATCCCGCTCTGCCACCCGATTGCGCTCACGCGCGTGGCGGTGGAATTCGAGGTGAATGCGTCAAACCACAGCGTGTTGTGCCGAGCCACGGCCGAATGCACCGGCCAGACCGGCGTGGAAATGGAAGCCCTGACCGCCTGCAGCGTGGCCCTGCTCACGATCTACGACATGTGCAAGGCGGTGGACCGGGGGATGACGGTCAGCGGGTTGAGGGTGTTGGAGAAGCGGGGGGGGAAGAGTGGACATTTTGTGGCTGAACCGTCTGGCCAACGCCACCAGGATGTGAACGACGTCGGCGTGTCTGACGCATGA